The proteins below are encoded in one region of Naumovozyma castellii chromosome 6, complete genome:
- the TRA1 gene encoding histone acetyltransferase TRA1 (ancestral locus Anc_5.402), with translation MDPIPLSEQLSQFATRFSDEATSLQTKYSTISELYDLLELLSLPDDYNLFLEKMIPIFLNQLDIIPISFNELSPEHKLRNAILNIMNRYLIGHTSEAQAIAILNKIFEILLKENEENGIICMKILPGLFKLFKTLLQDRVEEFIEIINRLYQNTPELVRLEFDEYSNTNNNDDSNDNITSEGEQLLDPSDKDTNENDDQQLTKDETSEKLLKPVMRSFKMLVECPVGMVTLYSNYKQLNGTSLENFIPMVMKLLNLEVGAQRKAHQEAESQGKRFTGLAPDIINRASYCDFIFSQIKCTSFLAYVFLRDYAAEILKNYAESVPDLIIRLFEDCPSEIPSARKELVHATRHILSTNYRNLFVSKLDLLLDDNVLLGDAFTTRELLRTLAYSTVADFIHNIRSEINLDQIEKIVKLYRGRLLDESLIFNVQIMSAKLLLNLVERILKLGKENPHEAPRAKKLLMIIIDAYYRRFKSINRDHGIFMRSHKKYLQEKIDRNNKIRKEVHIENIDLDTYMKNVFKMNENIPKTPEEVKMEKEEQSQDAVVPDVKENNKEETEILGYFDIRHHAPVLLPSSFMNDPMKDIAYFFHTLMQFLKTIIHDLKAFNPPPNEYTMSNPKQWASVGRVFSYEEVLTFKGLFHECILALQYFADPVKPKISPKKHFDITIPSIPVTATKDSRELMDCIAFMFMQIDSSAFNEIVDSEIEFFYDSMINDSGLLHLAQSLLTNELTSPNFCSILLRFLKKKLPHLGNAGFYEANVIVRLFKLCFMSVNLFPNTNELILLPHLNNLILDSLKYSTMSEERLVYFYLIRTLFRSIGGGRFENLYRMIKPILQVLLQSLNQLVLSARLPHERELYVELCITVPVRLSVLAPYLQYLMKPLVYALQGHPELISQGLRTLELCIDNLTSEYFDPIIEPVIDDISKSLFKLLQPQPFNHAISHTTVKILGKLGGRNRRFLKAPSDLKSDTELDMEINALVKINGFNDDIPLSVTPGMEAAFDILEDYKADIHYRENAFKYLSNILLLFIKDSTEFPEDFAALVKASAKIPVEERVDVASNFELSPPVDSELFTAQEKLLTRLLESVFFATSIAELKNEAQTMIRHIVDHFCLLQVANTLTNKLNYTNMFNIDVKQPEVRITSSVLVRAISTSLSCYIKDVQNAGIDAIMQINEKSRMIYEKDLVFTYSLLFDLLREFIHCCYKEPFYENNAGLLGIGILVRTITIPLPLLKRLQPEMVACFLFVLKDTIEEAPVNITKDVEDLLLEILRLTCSDVTLETLNSKYLQNSITDVVCELNNPNARVRKACQSCLTVIHESTQIPIVKLMEHSKHFLLSPIFTKPLRALSFTMQIGNIDAMTYCVGLPDSFLTFNEELFRFLQEVIVLADAEDESLSTVQRSTEYKTAEHLVQLRITCIKLMALALKDEKFATAQQGNLRIRVLAVFFKTMLKTSPEIINATYDALKGALEGNSKLPKELLQNGLKPMLMNLSDHQKLSISGLDALSKLLELLIAYFKVEIGKKLLDHLTAWCRLEILDTIFGQDIHDQMPTKIISSIINIFYLLPPKADMFLNDLLLKVMLLERKLRLQLNSPFRLPLAKYLNRFCKPVTEYFKKNLGLRQLVLFMSNIIQIPEASDLATEFENEMSNFHDYYIANIPTNQVRVVSFFANLVDLFDAMLNVKGPDWLRSQRDMVFKIRDMQALTVKTIQENKFYIDDLQLGQAIDKFQGIYLKFVEFYPSEKILFFEFVNFSISNNLRFSDDVFNFIFKNIISLDDTTERDKYLESTISFTFSHSLEVSVFMFQKIINSTLIYDGVQRKHLSDKDEITTRPGWLDLLHSRIWIPSRSNAVLLNGIDGEYDAYRFELLQLSGALVKWNPNLISDIKKDIIKFNWHFIKLEDPLVKQTAYLITTHFILEYEFPLRVITQIFVALLRCPPSDARYIVRQSLDLLAPVMNKRMSGEGKANEWVNWVKRVMLENNFTQNNTLYQFLINHADLLYDYRDLFVSNIIHHMNKVSFFPNSNVDSQILAIDLADLILRWEKRNLQESSELDKDGDSMMIDADEQTVGATEKEISNYSIPLNLRESCVSFLIRYVCASDHRASDNELGIRSLNILSVLLSEKYWPNVNIKMAYFEKFLANIELGSENTIYYCINTLDVLYIFFNNKKPEWIVANLTTIQSLLDKCIEANHHDMQEALQKVLNVVLKAIKVNEETVTGMNDSSPSKIFIKYLESIITQDLQGTSSVAAGVTLVWTLFVNFPEGIDPLLNVLMKTFNKLCKDHLTTSQPKDAVTMEEAKITTKLLEKLLCLLSMKVSSLGDARRPFLSTLALLIDRSMDQRFLGKIINVSRTWVFNNEVFPTIKEKAAILTKMLAFEIRGEPSLSKSFYEIVLELFERKQYSNTEITVRMEQPFLVGTRTQNIKIRKRFMSILNNSLEKDIKERLYYVIRDQNWEYIADYPWLNQASQLLYGAFEREHSLSLHNTSYLVTPGVLKEFLPTNIKPDVEEDGSEFASFVSNHISALKKMCQITTSDIFDPLVELFYQNPETIKKAWVNLFPQVYKCIPRNEKYGFVRSLIAILSKPYHTKHTRVNIISILLDSISKVETLEIPPHLVKYLATSYGSWYQSIKILESIQDSTTIDNAKIIEANHDALLELYHNLQEDDMYYGLWRRRAKYNETSIALSYEQVGLWDQAQQLYEVAQIKARSGALPYSDSEYALWEDNWILCAEKLQHWDILTELAKHEGFTDLLLECGWRVADWNSDREALEQSVKSVMDVPTPRRQMFETFLALQHFADTGKGDQEVKRLCDEGIQLSLHKWASLPEKYTPAHKWLLHGFQQYLEFLEATQIYNNLHTTTVQNIDAKAQEVKRVFQAWRDRLPNIWDDIDLWNDLVTWRQHTFQIVNNAYLPLIPALQQTNSSNTINTHAYRGYHELAWIINRFAHVARRHNMPEVCINQLARIYTLPNIEIQEAFLKLREQAKCHYQNMNELTTGLDVISNTNLVYFGTGQKAEFFTLKGMFLSRLKANDEANQAFATAVQIDLNLAKAWAQWGFFNDRRLTEEPNNISYASNAISCYLQAAGLYKNSKTRNLLCRILWLISMDDASGSLSKAFDSFRGEVPVWYWITFIPQLLTSLSHKEANMVRQILIRIAKSYPQALHFQLRTTTEDFSVIQKRTMAVIKEKGESLQQNSNGTRQPWEHLQELSSILKTAYPLLALSLESLVAQIDERFKTSADEDLFRLINVLLIDGTFNYNRLPFPRTNIQLPSSTETNLKRLSETLLAPHIRPKFQTDFIESKPDFETYLKRLRYWRRRLESRLARVPHTEHLEKICPHLSNFHHQTFEDIEIPGQYLLNKDTNLHFVKITRFLPTVDFVRSTHLSYYRLNIGGNDGNTYSFAVQLPAVRHSRREERMFQLYRLLNNLLTKNVETRRRNIQFNLPIAIPLSPNVRIMNDNASFKTLHQIYDKYCSKNGLDPEAIQDFISEQLKMAHDKSLPNPDLTLVKIEIMSSIQSMFLPTNVLKDYFSSMFTEFEDFWLFRKQFASNYGTFTFLSHMMTINNRTPNKIYIDEKSGDVFTLEMLPSRYPFERVKPFLKNYDIDLPADAPIFHNQEPIPFRLTPNIQKLIGDSALEGIFSVNLFLIARALMEPENKLNTYLTLFIRDEIISWYSNLHRPIVENPQLREMVQSNVDLIIRKVSQLGHLSSSPTVTTQHALDLINAAVNPRNLAKTDISYMAWF, from the coding sequence ATGGATCCGATACCTCTTTCTGAACAACTAAGTCAATTCGCGACTAGATTCAGCGATGAGGCCACCTCTCTACAAACAAAATACTCAACAATCTCTGAATTGTATGATTTATTGGAACTACTCAGCTTGCCTGATGACtataatcttttcttggagaaaatgattccaatctttttaaatcaattagatattattccaatatcatttaatgaacTTTCACCTGAACATAAATTAAGAAACGCGATTTTAAACATAATGAATAGATACCTTATTGGACACACTTCCGAAGCCCAAGCTATTGCCATCctaaacaaaatattcgaAATACTattaaaggaaaatgaagaaaatggtatAATCTGTATGAAGATATTACCTGGATTATTCAAACTTTTTAAAACTCTGTTACAGGACAGagttgaagaattcattgaaattattaatcGTTTATATCAAAATACACCTGAATTAGTCAGATTAGAGTTTGATGAATACTCaaataccaataataatgatgattccaatgataatattacCTCCGAAGGCGAACAATTACTAGATCCATCAGACAAAGACACAAACGAAAACGATGATCAACAATTAACGAAGGATGAAACTtctgaaaaattgttaAAACCAGTGATGAGATCTTTTAAAATGCTAGTAGAATGTCCAGTTGGAATGGTAACTCTATACTCTAATTACAAACAATTAAATGGCACATCacttgaaaattttattccaatggttatgaaattattaaatttagaAGTGGGTGCGCAAAGAAAGGCCCACCAGGAGGCTGAATCTCAAGGGAAAAGGTTTACTGGTTTGGCCCCAGATATTATCAATAGAGCAAGTTATTGTgattttatattttcaCAAATTAAATGTACATCCTTCCTAGCGTACGTCTTTTTAAGAGATTATGCTGCAgagatattgaagaattacGCCGAATCAGTCCCAGATCTAATAATTAGgttatttgaagattgtCCCTCCGAAATACCTTCTGCGAGAAAAGAATTGGTCCATGCCACAAGACATATATTATCTACAAACTATAGAAACTTATTTGTTTCCAAGCTAGACTTACTTTTAGATGACAATGTGCTTCTTGGTGATGCATTTACCACTAGAGAATTATTAAGAACTTTAGCCTATAGTACTGTCGCAGATTTTATTCATAATATAAGGAGCGAAATTAACCTGGACCAAATCGAGAAAATTGTAAAATTATACAGAGGACgattattagatgaatcACTAATCTTTAATGTTCAAATAATGAGTgccaaattattattaaacttggtagaaagaatattaaaaCTAGGTAAAGAAAATCCTCATGAAGCTCCTAGAGCCAAGAAATTACTTATGATAATCATTGATGCCTACTACCGCCGCTTTAAAAGTATTAATAGAGATCATGGCATATTTATGAGATCACATAAGAAATACCTACAGGAAAAGATCGACAGAAATAATAAGATAAGAAAGGAAGTAcacattgaaaatatagatCTCGATACATATATGAAAAATGTCTTTAAGATGAACGAAAATATACCAAAAACTCCAGAAGAAGTCAAAATGGAAAAGGAGGAGCAATCACAGGATGCTGTTGTACCAGATgtaaaagaaaataataaggaAGAGACAGAAATACTGGGATACTTTGATATCAGGCACCATGCACCTGTGTTATTACCTTCTTCATTTATGAATGATCCAATGAAAGATATTGCGTACTTTTTCCACACCTTAATgcaatttttgaaaaccATCATTCATGATTTGAAAGCATTCAATCCTCCACCAAATGAATATACAATGTCTAATCCAAAACAGTGGGCATCTGTGGGAAGAGTGTTTTCATATGAGGAAGTCCTAACATTTAAAGGATTATTTCATGAATGTATTTTGGCGCTACAATATTTTGCTGATCCAGTTAAGCCAAAAATTTCTCCTAAAAAACATTTCGATATCACGATACCCAGTATACCAGTAACGGCTACTAAAGATAGCAGAGAACTAATGGATTGCATCGCTTTTATGTTTATGCAAATTGATAGTTCAgcatttaatgaaatagtGGACTCTGAGATAGAATTCTTTTATGATAGCATGATAAATGATAGTGGTTTGCTACATCTTGCGCAGTCGTTACTCACAAATGAGCTAACTTCACCAAATTTCTGCAGCATTTTATTAAGATTCcttaaaaagaaattgcCACATTTAGGAAATGCTGGTTTCTATGAAGCTAACGTGATTGTCCGTTTATTCAAACTATGTTTCATGTCTGTTAACTTGTTTCCTAATACAAACGAACTGATTTTATTGCCACATTTGAACAACCTTATATTGGACTCACTAAAGTACTCGACTATGTCTGAAGAACGTCTAGTATATTTCTATTTAATCAGGACATTATTCAGAAGTATAGGAGGGGGtagatttgaaaatctttATAGAATGATCAAACCAATACTTCAAGTTCTTCTCCAATCCTTGAATCAATTAGTTTTAAGTGCACGATTACCCCATGAACGTGAATTATACGTTGAATTGTGTATAACTGTCCCTGTACGTCTGAGTGTGTTGGCACCATATTTGcaatatttgatgaaacCTTTAGTTTATGCATTACAAGGTCACCCAGAGCTAATTTCGCAGGGTCTCAGAACTTTAGAATTATGTATCGATAACCTTACAtctgaatattttgatccGATAATAGAACCAgttattgatgatatttcTAAATCTCTCTTCAAGTTGTTACAACCTCAACCTTTTAACCATGCCATTAGCCACACGACTGTGAAGATCCTGGGTAAACTTGGAGGTAGGAATCGTCGTTTCTTAAAGGCACCATCTGATCTAAAATCGGATACTGAATTAGATATGGAGATAAATGCTCTTGTCAAAATCAACGGCTTTAACGATGATATCCCACTTTCCGTGACTCCTGGTATGGAGGCGGCTTTTGATATACTAGAAGATTACAAGGCTGATATCCATTACAGGGAAAATGCCTTTAAGTATCTGTCGAATATTTTgctattatttattaaggATTCTACTGAATTTCCAGAGGACTTTGCTGCTTTGGTGAAAGCTTCTGCAAAAATCCCCGTTGAAGAAAGAGTAGATGTTGCTTCAAACTTTGAATTATCACCTCCAGTTGATAGTGAACTGTTCACTGCACAGGAAAAGCTTCTCACACGTTTATTGGAATCAGTTTTCTTTGCAACATCTATCGCAGAACTAAAGAATGAAGCACAAACGATGATCCGCCACATTGTAGATCATTTTTGTTTACTGCAAGTTGCAAACACTCTAACCAACAAATTGAACTATACAAATATGTTTAACATTGACGTGAAACAACCAGAAGTTAGAATAACTAGTAGTGTTTTGGTACGTGCAATCTCAACGTCTCTTTCTTGTTATATTAAAGATGTTCAGAACGCTGGTATTGATGCAATTATGCAAATCAACGAAAAGAGTAGAATGATTTACGAAAAAGATCTGGTATTTACATATTCCCTTCTGTTTGATCTCCTAAGAGAGTTCATACATTGCTGTTACAAAGAACCATTTTATGAAAATAACGCTGGTCTCCTTGGTATTGGTATACTAGTAAGAACAATAACTATACCGCTACCTCTTTTGAAGCGTCTACAACCCGAAATGGTTGCCTGTTTCTTATTTGTCTTGAAGGATACAATTGAAGAGGCACCAGTAAATATTACCAAAGATGTTGAAGATCTTTTACTTGAGATTTTGAGGTTGACCTGCTCCGATGTTACTTTAGAAACActcaattcaaaatatttacagaATTCTATTACGGATGTTGTTTGTGAATTAAACAACCCAAATGCTCGAGTAAGGAAGGCATGTCAATCCTGTCTGACTGTAATACACGAGAGTACTCAAATTCCGATTGTGAAATTAATGGAACACTCAAAGCATTTCTTATTGTCACcaatatttacaaaacCACTGAGAGCATTATCATTTACGATGCAAATCGGGAATATTGACGCAATGACATATTGTGTGGGGTTACCTGACTCTTTCTTAACATTTAACGAGGAACTTTTTagatttcttcaagaagtGATTGTGTTAGCGGATGCGGAAGATGAATCACTGTCGACAGTCCAAAGATCAACCGAGTACAAAACTGCCGAACATTTGGTCCAATTAAGAATAACATGCATAAAACTAATGGCCCTTGCCCTTaaggatgaaaaatttgcGACAGCTCAACAGGGGAATTTAAGAATTAGAGTTCTAGCAGTTTTCTTTAAAACAATGTTAAAAACCTCCCCAGAGATAATTAACGCTACTTATGATGCCTTAAAAGGTGCTTTGGAGGGAAATTCTAAATTACCTAAGGAACTATTGCAAAATGGATTAAAACCAATGTTAATGAATCTTTCAGATCATCAGAAGCTATCAATCTCTGGTCTAGATGCGCTATCCAAGCTTCTTGAATTATTGATTGCTTATTTCAAAGTGGAAATTGGGAAAAAGCTATTAGATCATTTAACCGCGTGGTGTAGATTGGAAATCTTAGATACAATTTTCGGACAAGATATACACGATCAAATGCCAACTAAAATTATTAGTAGCATCATCAACATCTTTTATCTGTTACCTCCAAAGGCAGATATGTTTCTGAATGATCTGCTGCTGAAAGTTATGCTTCTTGAAAGGAAACTACGTCTACAGCTAAACTCTCCCTTCAGACTCCCATTGGccaaatatttaaacaGATTCTGCAAGCCTGTAACcgaatattttaaaaagaatCTAGGTTTAAGGCAATTAGTCTTATTTATGTCTAATATCATACAAATTCCTGAAGCAAGCGATTTAGCTACTGAATTTGAGAATGAGATGAGCAATTTCCACGATTATTATATAGCGAATATACCTACAAACCAGGTTAGAGTTGTAAGTTTTTTTGCGAATTTAGTGGATTTATTTGACGCCATGCTAAACGTTAAAGGACCTGATTGGTTAAGAAGCCAAAGGGATATGGTATTTAAGATAAGGGATATGCAAGCCTTAACTGTGAAAACtattcaagaaaacaaattttACATTGACGATTTGCAACTAGGGCAGGCCATAGATAAATTCCAAGGGATCTATCTaaaatttgttgaattcTACCCCTCTGAaaagattttattttttgagTTCGTtaacttttcaatttcgAACAACCTTAGATTCTCAGACGATGTTTTCAactttatcttcaaaaatatcatcagTTTAGATGATACAACCGAGAGAGACAAATACCTAGAATCCACTATATCTTTTACATTTAGTCATTCTTTGGAAGTTAGTGTTTTTATGTTTCAAAAGATAATCAATTCAACGTTAATCTACGATGGTGTGCAGCGTAAACATCTATCCGACAAAGACGAAATTACTACTAGACCTGGGTGGTTGGACTTACTCCATTCTCGAATCTGGATACCATCTCGCTCTAATGCAGTCTTATTAAACGGAATTGATGGCGAATATGACGCATATAGATTTGAGCTATTACAACTCTCCGGTGCTTTGGTAAAATGGAACCCGAACTTAATTTCCGATATCAAGAAAGATATAATCAAGTTCAATTGGCACTTTATAAAACTCGAAGATCCACTAGTGAAGCAAACAGCGTATCTGATTACCACACACTTTATTTTGGAATACGAATTTCCACTAAGAGTAATAACCCAGATATTTGTTGCCCTTCTGAGATGCCCACCAAGTGATGCCCGTTACATTGTTCGACAATCATTGGATCTGCTTGCACCTGTTATGAATAAAAGGATGTCaggagaaggaaaagcAAACGAATGGGTCAATTGGGTAAAGAGGGTTATGTTAGAGAACAATTTTACTCAGAACAATACACTGTACCAATTTCTAATCAATCATGCAGACTTACTGTATGATTACCGTGACTTATTCGTGTCGAATATTATCCACCATATGAACAAAGTCTCATTCTTCCCAAATTCCAATGTAGACAGCCAAATTTTGGCGATAGATCTCGCTGATTTAATTCTACGCTgggaaaaaagaaatcttcaagaaaGTAGCGAACTGGATAAGGATGGTGATTCAATGATGATTGATGCAGATGAACAGACAGTAGGGGCCactgaaaaagaaatatccaATTATTCCATTCCTTTGAATTTAAGAGAGTCTTGTGTCTCTTTCCTAATAAGATATGTTTGCGCCAGTGACCACCGTGCATCCGATAATGAACTTGGCATAAGGTCATTGAATATACTCTCAGTTCTTCTTTCCGAGAAATATTGGCCAAATGTCAATATAAAAATGGCATACTTCGAAAAATTCCTAGCCAATATTGAACTAGGATCGGAGAACACCATCTATTATTGCATTAACACTTTAGACGTGCtctatatatttttcaataataaaaaacCCGAGTGGATTGTGGCAAATCTAACAACAATACAATCTCTACTGGACAAGTGCATTGAAGCAAATCATCATGACATGCAGGAAGCTTTACAAAAGGTTTTGAATGTTGTGTTGAAAGCCATAAAGGTAAACGAAGAAACAGTTACTGGAATGAACGATAGCTCACCCTCAAAGATattcataaaatatttagaatCTATCATCACCCAAGATTTACAAGGGACATCATCCGTTGCTGCTGGTGTAACCTTAGTGTGGACATTGTTTGTTAATTTCCCTGAAGGTATTGACCCTCTACTAAACGTTTTAATGAAAACTTTCAACAAATTGTGTAAGGACCATCTCACTACGTCTCAACCAAAAGATGCTGTGACCATGGAGGAAGCTAAAATCACAACTAAACTTCTAGAAAAGCTTTTATGTTTATTATCCATGAAAGTTTCATCATTGGGTGACGCTCGTCGACCATTCTTATCCACCCTTGCTCTTCTAATCGATCGATCTATGGATCAACGTTTTCTAGGGAAAATAATCAATGTATCAAGAACATGGGTCTTTAACAATGAAGTCTTTCCAACAATCAAGGAGAAGGCTGCAATCTTAACAAAAATGCTCGCATTCGAGATAAGAGGTGAGCCATCTCTATCTAAATCATTCTACGAAATTgtattggaattatttgaacGCAAACAATATAGTAATACCGAAATAACTGTTAGGATGGAACAACCATTTTTAGTTGGAACGCGTactcaaaatattaaaattcGAAAGAGGTTTATGtcaattttgaataatagTCTAGAAAAGGATATTAAGGAAAGACTCTATTACGTTATAAGAGACCAAAATTGGGAATACATTGCTGACTATCCTTGGTTAAACCAAGCTTCTCAGCTACTATATGGTGCCTTCGAAAGAGAACATTCTCTATCACTCCATAATACTTCATACTTAGTAACTCCAGGTGTCctgaaagaatttttacCAACAAACATTAAACCGGACGTTGAAGAGGATGGCTCTGAATTTGCGTCATTTGTTAGTAATCATATATCAGCTCTCAAAAAAATGTGCCAAATAACAACGTCTGACATTTTCGATCCACTAGTTGAATTATTCTATCAAAACCCCgaaacaattaaaaagGCATGGGTGAATTTATTTCCACAGGTTTATAAGTGCATTCCTCgcaatgaaaaatatggatTTGTTAGGTCTTTGATCGccattctttcaaaacCTTATCATACTAAACACACAAGGGTCAATATCATCAGTATTCTGCTGGATTCAATCAGTAAGGTCGAGACCTTGGAAATACCTCCTCATTTAGTGAAATATTTAGCGACTTCCTATGGCTCGTGGTACCAATCTATTAAGATTTTGGAATCAATTCAAGACAGTACTACAATAGATAATGCAAAGATAATTGAAGCAAACCATGATGCTCTACTAGAACTATATCATAATTTacaagaagatgatatGTATTATGGTTTATGGAGAAGAAGAGCAAAGTACAATGAAACAAGTATAGCTCTTTCATACGAACAAGTAGGTTTATGGGACCAGGCACAACAACTATACGAGGTTGCACAAATTAAAGCTAGAAGTGGTGCCCTTCCTTACTCTGATTCTGAGTATGCACTTTGGGAGGATAATTGGATATTATGTGCAGAGAAACTCCAACATTGGGATATATTAACGGAACTAGCAAAACACGAAGGATTTACGGACTTATTACTAGAATGTGGATGGAGAGTTGCTGATTGGAATTCTGACAGGGAAGCATTAGAACAATCTGTAAAGAGTGTTATGGATGTGCCTACGCCTCGTAGACAAATGTTTGAAACGTTCCTTGCGTTACAACATTTTGCTGACACTGGAAAAGGTGACCAAGAAGTGAAGCGATTATGTGATGAAGGAATTCAATTAAGTTTACACAAATGGGCTTCCCTTCCTGAGAAGTATACGCCAGCTCATAAGTGGCTACTACATGGGTTCCAACAATACCTCGAATTTTTGGAGGCTACCCAAATTTACAACAATTTACATACCACTACtgttcaaaatattgatgcCAAAGCACAGGAAGTTAAACGTGTTTTCCAGGCTTGGAGAGATCGTCTACCCAACATCTGGGACGATATTGACTTGTGGAACGATTTAGTTACATGGAGACAGCACACATTCCAAATTGTGAATAATGCTTACTTACCATTAATACCTGCACTTCAGCAAACAAATAGTAGTAACACCATCAATACACATGCATATAGAGGATACCACGAGCTGGCGTGGATCATTAATAGATTTGCACATGTTGCCCGTAGACATAATATGCCAGAAGTCTGTATCAATCAGCTAGCGAGAATATACACTCTACCCAATATTGAGATCCAAGAAGCCTTCCTCAAACTACGTGAGCAAGCCAAGTGTCATTACCAAAACATGAATGAACTGACAACTGGTTTAGATGTCATTAGCAACACAAATTTGGTTTATTTCGGTACCGGTCAAAAGGCAGAGTTTTTTACACTAAAGGGTATGTTTTTATCAAGGTTAAAAGCCAACGATGAAGCTAACCAAGCTTTTGCTACCGCAGTCCAGATTGACCTGAATTTAGCAAAGGCTTGGGCACAGTGGGGGTTCTTTAATGATCGACGTTTAACAGAGGAACCAAACAATATTAGTTATGCAAGTAATGCCATCAGTTGTTACCTCCAAGCTGCAGGTCTTTACAAGAATTCCAAGACTAGAAACCTTCTATGTCGTATCTTATGGTTAATTAGTATGGATGACGCTTCTGGCTCGCTGTCAAAAGCATTCGATTCATTTAGAGGTGAGGTTCCAGTATGGTACTGGATAACCTTTATCCCTCAATTATTGACATCATTATCGCACAAGGAAGCAAATATGGTTCGCCAAATACTTATTAGAATCGCCAAAAGTTATCCTCAAGCTCTTCACTTCCAGTTAAGGACCACAACAGAGGACTTTTCTGTTATCCAAAAAAGAACAATGGCCGTTATTAAAGAGAAGGGTGAATCACTGCAACAGAACAGCAATGGTACGCGCCAACCATGGGAAcatcttcaagaattgaGTAGCATTTTGAAAACAGCTTATCCTCTATTGGCACTATCTCTCGAATCATTGGTTGCTCAAATAGACGAACGTTTTAAAACTAGTGcagatgaagatttattcAGACTTATCAATGTACTTCTAATTGATGGAACATTCAATTATAACCGACTACCCTTCCCAAGGACAAACATCCAACTACCTTCCAGTACAGAAACCAATTTGAAGAGACTTTCTGAAACATTACTCGCACCACATATTAGACCTAAATTCCAGACTGATTTTATAGAAAGCAAGCCTGATTTTGAAACGTATCTCAAGAGACTACGCTATTGGAGGAGAAGACTAGAGAGTCGACTTGCAAGGGTACCTCACACAGAACACCTTGAGAAGATTTGCCCTCACTTAAGTAATTTCCACCATCAAACgtttgaagatattgaaattcCAGGGCAATACCTGCTAAACAAAGACACAAATTTACACTTTGTAAAGATCACAAGGTTTTTACCTACAGTCGACTTTGTCCGCAGTACACATCTATCGTACTACAGGCTAAATATTGGAGGTAACGATGGTAACACATATTCTTTTGCTGTTCAATTACCAGCAGTTCGTCATTCAAGAAGGGAAGAACGAATGTTCCAACTTTACAGATTGTTAAACAATTTACTAACAAAGAATGTGGAAACTCGTAGACgtaatattcaatttaatttaCCTATCGCCATCCCATTATCTCCTAATGTTCGTATTATGAATGACAACGCATCATTTAAGACACTACATCAAATATATGATAAATATTGCTCTAAAAATGGTTTGGATCCAGAAGCCATTCAGGATTTCATATCAGAGCAACTAAAGATGGCACACGATAAATCATTACCTAATCCTGACCTAACATTGGTTAAGATTGAAATAATGAGCTCCATTCAATCAATGTTCTTACCAACAAATGTTTTGAAGgattatttttcatcaatgttcacagaatttgaagatttctGGTTATTCCGTAAGCAGTTTGCATCTAATTATGGGACTTTTACATTTTTGTCTCATATGATGACCATCAATAATCGAACACCAAATAAGATCTATATCGACGAAAAATCAGGAGATGTGTTTACGTTAGAAATGCTCCCATCAAGATACCCATTCGAAAGAGTTAAACCAttcttaaagaattatGATATAGATTTGCCTGCGGATGCCCCAATTTTCCACAATCAAGAACCAATACCATTTAGGTTAACgccaaatattcaaaaattgatcGGTGATTCGGCATTAGAAGGTATATTCTCAGTTAACTTGTTCCTAATAGCACGTGCTTTGATGGAACCAGagaataaattgaatacaTACCTTACCCTTTTCATCCgtgatgaaattatttcatgGTATAGTAATTTGCATCGTCCAATTGTGGAAAATCCCCAATTACGTGAAATGGTACAATCTAATGTGGATCTGATTATAAGAAAGGTTTCACAATTAGGCCATCTAAGCTCAAGCCCAACGGTGACAACTCAACATGCATTAGATTTAATCAATGCCGCTGTTAATCCAAGAAACCTTGCTAAGACAGATATAAGTTATATGGCGTGGTTCTAG